The Vicia villosa cultivar HV-30 ecotype Madison, WI linkage group LG1, Vvil1.0, whole genome shotgun sequence genome includes a region encoding these proteins:
- the LOC131620496 gene encoding uncharacterized protein LOC131620496, with translation MVLKQSTKYKALLLLWILTYPVRELTSLKSDLWKEMGWQGSNPSTDFRSPTWLYTEHQNVLAVRNSFTSPVISFFVVWSSACCNGSYKQMTGHEYIVLSNQLHLLRQCLMSMLCVFPLLGAQCCYHFSFSSSFSRRTWSTLS, from the exons ATGGTTCTAAAACAGAGCACCAAatat AAAGCTCTTTTACTATTATGGATATTGACTTATCCTGTCAGGGAGCTTACTTCACTTAAATCAGATCTTTGGAAGGAAATGGGATGGCAAGGTTCAAACCCATCAACAGATTTTAG ATCACCAACGTGGCTCTATACAGAACATCAAAATGTCTTGGCAGTAAGGAATTCTTTTACCTCACCAGTGATTAGCTTCTTTGTTGTCTGGTCATCCGCATGTTGCAATGGATCTTACAAACAAATGACAGGACATGAGTACATTGTTTTGTCAAACCAACTCCACCTACT GAGACAATGTCTAATGAGCATGCTATGCGTTTTCCCTTTGTTGGGAGCGCAATGTTGTTATcacttttctttctcttcaagtttctCTCGAAGGACTTGGTCAACACTGTCTTGA